A region of Necator americanus strain Aroian chromosome I, whole genome shotgun sequence DNA encodes the following proteins:
- a CDS encoding hypothetical protein (NECATOR_CHRI.G2610.T2), with protein MKRSASLESVMSLRSPPPLPLAPPPSLPRRKSNRRHSHEATASTSRGFSLSPLSILSPSSVIAYDFSFLEESPGIQLVHPLSDEHFQGTILSTECLPSPNRRLRNMSESLVTSNVTDPVHDVHIPTFSSIQSLNTVSDEVDGNHSFDSFDPITNEDRTAVTHGSDPMIASLGRRMYSLGKFVDDMKSITMEQRSFSAEDTSCDKENQFKCTSVESNAIRKDLTNKSFAEGSDDVEFTIHSTSSDANSCEDTDLTERTLISENPRDEEIRQFEEGEYALTDDVELPRASELAVTFADDENSASPTRLLDDSMIPLVGTPHTMTYLPMEDVFTFVERRTNQELPAITEENEEQTLRRYRGQGSSVEGRSRNGSSDAPQEPEELAPGLSSEMEYDAIAELDYSCSAAPVHRRAVSDNMGTHGSRKSELRRTQEMEEIDRAGVYEDITMRSSRSIGRASSVVSNRCQSQVFLPEIGLSDTASSAPALDRNLSSSDPSINEETPSKTRECPPPVVLTRKASSIQSDWKKQLSVGSLTQPTPVQLRKEPVGRESRPQSMTRNENDDVSSPSPPSSAASFSRGVNFMRRSWRRLAGDLRRDSVEVPIFRSLDDTVTACNDSHAMSSAECACVSSDAVSSKYVRRVATVPIRPRMAMHLTKSRSGDRIEKKKAKSGSDTFSFGSLFGTNKGARSKKKMGVDRSLETVISNFHSKAGGSAVSLPTELIGAVALSIIVPSIGGDRHQKRRMASSTDLSQIRLPIPDFEVAHSSGPVIVVEALLVSGPPNVTLLYIYGSASDLRSLT; from the exons ACGCCACTCCCACGAAGCAACCGCGTCAACTAGCCGAGGTTTCTCACTCTCTCCTCTGAGTATCCTCAGTCCTTCATCTGTTATAGCATACGATTTCTCGTTTCTGGAGGAAAGTCCTGGCATTCAGCTGGTACATCCGCTGTCCGACGAGCACTTCCAGGGAACCATTCTGTCAACGG AATGCTTACCGTCTCCGAATAGACGTCTACGAAATATGTCAGAATCATTGGTAACTAGCAATGTCACTGATCCGGTCCACGATGTTCACATTCCCACTTTTTCGTCAATACAATCGCTGAACACAGTGAGCGATG AAGTTGATGGCAACCACTCATTCGACTCTTTCGACCCAATAACCAACGAGGATCGAACAGCAGTCACTCACGGTTCCGATCCTATGATTGCTTCTCTTGGTCGGAGAATGTACTCTTTAGGCAAGTTTGTTG ACGACATGAAATCCATAACAATGGAACAACGCTCATTTTCAGCCGAAGATACATCTTGCGACAAAGAAAACCAA tttaaaTGCACTTCCGTCGAAAGTAATGCAATCCGAAAGGATCTTACCAATAAAAGCTTTGCGGAGGGTAGCGATGATGTTGAGTTTACAATCCACAGTACGTCTAGTGATGCAAATAGTTGTGAGGACACGGACTTGACTGAACGAACGCTCATATCTGAG AATCCGCGAGATGAAGAAATCCGTCAGTTTGAAGAAGGTGAATACGCTTTGACGGACGATGTGGAATTGCCGCGTGCTTCTGAACTAGCTGTGACATTTGCTGACGATGAAAATA GTGCGTCACCCACTCGTCTCCTCGACGATTCAATGATTCCTCTTGTTGGAACACCTCATACAATGACATATCTTCCTATGGAAGACGTGTTTACattcgtagaaaggcgcacgAATCAAGAACTGCCAGCCATCACTGAAGAGAACGAG GAACAAACATTGCGTCGGTACCGAGGCCAAGGTTCGTCTGTTGAGGGGCGATCTCGAAACGGGTCATCAGATGCCCCACAGGAGCCGGAAGAACTAGCTCCAGGGCTGAGTTCAGAAATGGAATATGATGCGATAGCGGAGCTCGATTATTCTTGCAGTGCTGCCCCAGTTCATAG GCGTGCGGTCAGCGACAATATGGGGACTCACGGTAGTCGGAAGTCCGAGTTGAGACGTACCCAGGAGATGGAAGAGATCGACCGGGCTGGTGTGTATGAA GATATTACAATGCGGTCGTCGAGGTCCATTGGGAGAGCAAGTTCCGTTGTGTCTAATAGATGCCAAAGCCAA GTCTTTTTACCAGAAATTGGCCTAAGCGATACAGCAAGTTCTGCTCCTGCGCTGGATAGAAATTTGAGCAGTTCGGATCCTTCGATCAATGAAGAGACTCCCTCAA AAACACGCGAATGCCCACCTCCTGTCGTCCTCACCCGCAAAGCGTCATCGATACAAAGCGACTGGAAAAAACAACTTTCTGTCGGTTCTTTGACACAACCT ACTCCAGTTCAATTACGCAAGGAGCCGGTTGGCAGGGAGAGTCGGCCGCAATCAATGACTCGGAATGAAAA TGATGACGTTTCTTCGCCGTCTCCTCCATCAAGTGCCGCATCGTTTTCGCGTGGCGTGAATTTCATGCGTCGCAGTTGGCGACGACTTGCGGGCGATTTACGACGCGATTCGGTAGAAGTGCCGATTTTCCGTTCGTTGGATGATACAGTAACTGCTTGCAACGACTCACATGCGATGTCGTCGGCGGAATGTGCATGTGTGTCGTCTGATGCCGTTTCAAGCAAATATGTGCGACGAGTGGCGACGGTACCAATACGTCCACGGATGGCAATGCACCTTACTAAATCGAG ATCAGGGGACagaatcgagaagaaaaaggcgAAAAGTGGATCCGATACATTTTCTTTCGGTAGCCTTTTCGGGACCAACAAAGGTGCCAGGTCGAAGAAG AAAATGGGTGTCGATCGAAGTTTGGAAACggttatttcaaatttccactCCAAAGCCGGAGGATCTGCTGTGTCTCTCCCAACT GAGCTTATCGGCGCCGTCGCCCTATCGATTATCGTGCCATCGATCGGCGGAGACAGGCACCAGAAG CGTCGTATGGCTTCTTCCACCGACCTATCACAAATTCGCCTTCCCATACCAGACTTCGAAG tcgctcacagcTCTGGTCCAGTGATTGTCGTTGAGGCGCTTCTCGTGTCTGGCCCACCTAATGTCACTTTACTTTACATATACGGCAGCgcctctgatcttcgatcgttaACGTAG